A DNA window from Streptomyces sp. CA-278952 contains the following coding sequences:
- a CDS encoding styrene monooxygenase/indole monooxygenase family protein yields MRKILIVGAGQSGLQLALGLQSRGYEVTLMSNRTADEIRTGRVMSTQCMFHTALQHERDYQLNFWESQAPKIEGLGVSVAAPDSSRAVDWVGKLDGFAQSVDQRVKMAGWMETFAQRGGQLVIHGAAVSDLDYFSRTYDLVMVSAGKGELVSMFGRDAARSPFDAPQRALSVAYVHGMGPRPEHPEFDAVRCNLVPGVGELFVMPTLTTSGRADILFWEGVPGGPLDAFQGIKDPSEHLAKTLELMEKFTPWEYARATKVELTDANGTLAGRYAPTVRKPIGRLPGGGLVLGVADVVVANDPITGQGSNSASKCANAYLDSIVEHGGKEFDAAWMQSTFDRYWETAQHVTKWTNAMLGVPPEHVLNLIGAAGELQPAADRFANGFNDPADFENFFYEPEKTNAYLASLTGA; encoded by the coding sequence ATGCGGAAGATACTCATAGTCGGAGCCGGCCAGTCCGGGCTCCAGCTGGCCCTGGGGCTTCAGTCCAGAGGCTACGAAGTCACCCTGATGTCCAACCGCACCGCCGACGAGATCCGCACCGGCCGGGTCATGTCGACGCAGTGCATGTTCCACACCGCGCTCCAGCACGAGCGGGACTACCAGCTGAACTTCTGGGAGTCCCAGGCCCCGAAGATCGAGGGCCTCGGCGTCTCCGTCGCCGCCCCCGACTCCTCGCGCGCCGTCGACTGGGTCGGCAAGCTGGACGGCTTCGCCCAGTCCGTCGACCAGCGCGTGAAGATGGCCGGCTGGATGGAGACCTTCGCCCAGCGCGGCGGCCAGCTCGTCATCCACGGGGCCGCCGTCTCCGACCTGGACTACTTCTCCCGCACCTACGACCTGGTGATGGTCTCGGCAGGCAAGGGCGAGCTGGTCTCCATGTTCGGCCGGGACGCGGCCCGTTCACCGTTCGACGCCCCGCAGCGCGCGCTGTCCGTCGCCTACGTCCACGGCATGGGCCCGCGCCCCGAGCACCCGGAGTTCGACGCGGTCCGCTGCAATCTGGTCCCGGGCGTCGGCGAGCTGTTCGTCATGCCGACGCTCACCACCTCCGGCCGCGCCGACATCCTCTTCTGGGAGGGCGTCCCGGGCGGACCGCTCGACGCCTTCCAGGGCATCAAGGACCCCTCCGAGCACCTGGCGAAGACGCTGGAGCTCATGGAGAAGTTCACGCCCTGGGAGTACGCCCGCGCCACCAAGGTCGAGCTGACCGACGCCAACGGCACCCTCGCCGGCCGCTACGCCCCCACGGTCCGCAAGCCGATCGGGCGGCTGCCCGGCGGCGGCCTGGTCCTCGGCGTCGCGGACGTCGTCGTGGCCAACGACCCGATCACCGGCCAGGGCTCCAACTCGGCCTCCAAGTGCGCGAACGCCTACCTGGACTCGATCGTCGAGCACGGCGGGAAGGAGTTCGACGCGGCGTGGATGCAGTCCACGTTCGACCGTTACTGGGAGACCGCGCAGCACGTCACGAAGTGGACCAACGCCATGCTCGGCGTCCCGCCGGAGCACGTGCTGAACCTGATCGGGGCCGCCGGCGAGCTCCAGCCGGCCGCGGACCGCTTCGCCAACGGGTTCAACGACCCGGCGGACTTCGAGAACTTCTTCTACGAGCCGGAGAAGACGAACGCCTACCTGGCCTCGCTCACCGGCGCCTGA
- a CDS encoding DUF742 domain-containing protein, translating into MTTAAAEPAPRLPVRGADKRPARVRPYSLTGGRTRFGHVLLVETFVAALEAPDERRELTNGNLASRVMPELRAIVELCRRMRTVAEISALLKMPLGVVRVLLSDLADQGKIRVYGTGHGAGQPDRALLERVLNGLRRL; encoded by the coding sequence GTGACCACCGCCGCCGCAGAACCCGCCCCCCGGCTCCCCGTCCGGGGGGCGGACAAACGCCCCGCCCGGGTCCGCCCGTACTCCCTCACCGGCGGTCGCACCCGGTTCGGGCACGTCCTGCTGGTCGAGACGTTCGTCGCGGCCCTCGAAGCACCCGACGAGCGCCGGGAGCTCACCAACGGGAACCTCGCCTCGCGCGTGATGCCCGAGCTCCGGGCCATCGTCGAACTCTGCCGCCGGATGCGTACGGTCGCGGAGATCTCGGCCCTGTTGAAGATGCCGCTCGGAGTCGTCCGGGTGCTGCTCAGCGACTTGGCCGACCAGGGAAAGATCCGCGTGTACGGAACCGGCCACGGCGCCGGTCAGCCCGACCGCGCACTGCTCGAAAGGGTTCTCAATGGACTCCGCCGTCTCTGA
- a CDS encoding C40 family peptidase: MSGRLLRVVCTTALAAALTVSPAAPAAAEPGPVPSEEASGTADPDAPEESAASGPAEESDDPGPARASDGSDAAEVDAADPDAETDAEEVDAESALGAPEAPRSVAALLRELQTRYQVAEEASETYNATAEKLKQRTAQVKKVNADLAKARAALERSRGDAGRLAREQYQGRTEFSAYLRLLLSRDPLRALDQTHVVGRLAANRAATVDRLTDDARRADKLAAASRKALDQQKKLADRQKKQRDTVRGKLKEVEGLLATLSEEQMTQLAALEQRGVDKAQRDLVASGALSSTRPPTRQGGDAVAYAVRQIGKPYVWGAEGPDSFDCSGLTSRAWSAAGRTIPRTSQEQWKRLPKVPVSALRPGDLVIYFPKATHVALYIGNGLVVQAPRPGTEVKASPLASNPLLGAVRPDPGGAPLSTYTPPELPEGARDGADTGYGTDAAPDATP; encoded by the coding sequence GTGTCAGGCAGGCTCCTGCGCGTGGTCTGCACGACCGCGCTGGCCGCGGCGCTCACGGTCTCCCCCGCCGCCCCGGCGGCAGCCGAGCCGGGCCCCGTACCGTCCGAGGAGGCCTCCGGAACGGCCGATCCGGACGCGCCGGAGGAATCCGCCGCGTCCGGCCCGGCGGAGGAATCGGACGACCCCGGCCCGGCCCGGGCATCCGACGGATCCGACGCGGCCGAGGTCGACGCGGCGGACCCCGACGCCGAGACCGACGCCGAGGAGGTCGACGCCGAGTCCGCTCTCGGCGCGCCCGAGGCGCCCAGGAGCGTCGCCGCCCTGCTGCGCGAGCTACAGACCCGCTACCAGGTGGCGGAGGAGGCGAGCGAGACCTACAACGCCACCGCCGAGAAGCTGAAACAGCGGACCGCGCAGGTGAAGAAGGTGAACGCGGACCTGGCGAAGGCGCGGGCCGCGCTGGAGCGCAGCCGCGGGGACGCCGGGCGGCTGGCCCGGGAGCAGTACCAGGGGCGTACCGAGTTCTCCGCGTACCTCCGGCTGCTGCTGTCCCGCGATCCCCTGCGGGCCCTGGACCAGACCCACGTCGTGGGGCGGCTGGCCGCGAACCGCGCGGCGACGGTGGACCGGCTGACCGACGACGCCCGGCGGGCCGACAAGCTGGCCGCCGCCTCCCGCAAGGCGCTGGACCAGCAGAAGAAGCTGGCCGACCGGCAGAAGAAGCAGCGCGACACCGTGCGCGGGAAGCTCAAGGAGGTCGAAGGGCTGCTGGCCACGCTCTCCGAGGAGCAGATGACCCAGCTCGCCGCTCTCGAACAGCGGGGCGTGGACAAGGCGCAGCGCGACCTGGTGGCCTCCGGGGCGCTCAGCTCCACCCGGCCGCCCACCCGGCAGGGCGGCGACGCCGTCGCGTACGCGGTCCGGCAGATCGGCAAGCCGTACGTGTGGGGGGCCGAGGGCCCCGACTCCTTCGACTGCTCCGGGCTCACGTCCCGGGCCTGGTCGGCGGCGGGGCGGACGATCCCGCGCACCTCGCAGGAACAGTGGAAGCGGCTCCCGAAGGTGCCGGTCTCCGCGCTCCGCCCGGGCGACCTGGTGATCTACTTCCCGAAGGCGACCCACGTGGCGCTGTACATCGGCAACGGTCTGGTCGTGCAGGCGCCCCGCCCCGGCACCGAGGTCAAGGCCTCGCCGCTCGCGTCGAACCCGCTGCTGGGCGCCGTCCGGCCCGACCCCGGCGGCGCCCCGCTGTCCACGTACACGCCCCCGGAGCTACCCGAGGGCGCACGCGACGGCGCGGACACCGGGTACGGCACGGACGCGGCGCCGGACGCCACCCCGTAG
- a CDS encoding roadblock/LC7 domain-containing protein has protein sequence MTAPSTFGLSTEARNLHWLLSNLVEEVPGVHSVTVVSSDGLMLLSSDPGHLTAKAAGPAAGTSDGPRGSSADLATIVSGIGSLTVGAAKLMDGGGVKQTMVAMDEGSVFVMSISDGSLLGVHAAPDCDMSVVAYHMALFVGRAGHVLTPELRSELRTSMESAL, from the coding sequence TTGACTGCGCCCAGCACATTCGGGCTGAGTACCGAAGCCCGGAACCTTCACTGGTTGCTGAGCAATCTCGTGGAGGAGGTGCCAGGGGTCCACTCGGTCACCGTCGTCTCGTCCGACGGTCTGATGCTGCTCTCCTCCGACCCCGGCCATCTGACCGCGAAGGCGGCCGGACCGGCCGCCGGGACGTCGGACGGGCCCAGGGGTTCCAGCGCCGACCTGGCCACGATCGTCTCCGGCATCGGTTCGCTGACCGTCGGAGCCGCGAAGCTGATGGACGGCGGCGGCGTCAAACAGACGATGGTCGCCATGGACGAGGGCAGCGTCTTCGTCATGTCGATCAGCGACGGCTCCCTCCTCGGCGTCCACGCCGCCCCGGACTGCGACATGAGCGTCGTCGCCTACCACATGGCCCTCTTCGTCGGCCGGGCCGGACACGTACTCACCCCCGAACTCCGCAGTGAGCTGCGCACATCGATGGAGAGCGCCCTGTGA
- a CDS encoding GTP-binding protein, which produces MDSAVSEAPLFAPRQPGPREQAEESLQAWQLDHTRAPTATKIVVAGGFGVGKTTFVGSVSEITPLQTEALMTQASEETDDLSATPEKTTTTVAMDFGRLTLEDDLVLYVFGTPGQQRFWFMWDDLVRGAIGAVVLADTRRLEDCFPALDYFESCGLPYIVAVNHFEGTPGYEAEDVREALTVPPQVPIVIMDARNRITVVESLLALVGHALDATPV; this is translated from the coding sequence ATGGACTCCGCCGTCTCTGAGGCGCCGCTCTTCGCCCCGCGCCAGCCGGGGCCCCGGGAACAGGCCGAGGAGTCCCTCCAGGCCTGGCAGCTCGACCACACCCGCGCGCCCACCGCCACCAAGATCGTGGTGGCGGGCGGATTCGGCGTCGGCAAGACGACGTTCGTCGGCTCGGTCTCCGAGATCACGCCGCTCCAGACCGAAGCGCTGATGACCCAGGCCAGCGAGGAGACCGACGACCTCTCCGCGACGCCCGAGAAGACCACCACCACCGTGGCCATGGACTTCGGCCGGCTCACGCTGGAGGACGACCTCGTCCTGTACGTCTTCGGCACCCCCGGCCAGCAGCGCTTCTGGTTCATGTGGGACGACCTGGTCCGCGGGGCGATCGGCGCGGTCGTCCTCGCCGACACCCGGCGGCTGGAGGACTGCTTCCCCGCGCTCGACTACTTCGAGAGTTGCGGGCTGCCGTACATCGTGGCCGTCAACCACTTCGAGGGGACGCCCGGTTACGAGGCGGAGGACGTCAGGGAGGCCCTGACCGTACCCCCGCAGGTCCCGATAGTGATCATGGACGCTCGTAACAGGATCACGGTCGTCGAGTCGCTGCTCGCCCTGGTGGGCCACGCTCTCGACGCCACCCCCGTCTGA
- a CDS encoding outer membrane protein assembly factor BamB family protein has product MEALRQDDPRRFGRFTALARFHEGASAVRYVARDTASGEVALITAARPELAGVPAYRRRFQAEARTAERLAGGWVAAPLETGEEPETLEEGPAEEPEPLWTAAGYVPALPLAEAIGIAGPLDERALRILGAGIAEILSRVHAAGAVLQGLAPGTVLLAADGPRLTAFGPLGAAASAEARPGGQLAVRLGYLTPEQIEGKEVSAASDLFVLGLLLAYAATGTTPFTEGPAEEAARRIAGDEPELAAVPEALRGLITDCLAKDPAERPTAGTVAAELALEGAAGLARGGWLPERLAAAVADQEARVLALEVPEEGPERADGAAAPEKGAQPEGGPEPEDAPTAPEPEDARPLPSPAVQDARPLPAPAVDAPASQASAAPVSAGGGGVGEDIGEDRGTTRFLNTGPRPPQSDRPTTQLSLPHELTAPPGAAPAPTPHPLPPALPAAPQQQPGHTHGGPAPYPAAALPAGPAGLGGAGRGPMVSLPLPPAPAPAPDPAASRRTLLTIAAAAVGGLIVGGGSVAALGSGDTAVATDDKPAPKPRRTLPGQPPEPRWIYAHPASEAPPLTTAVWRDKLLVVTSESRASAVDLRTGKRLWQRADAAKGQAALAAGADLVFVASPTEFLWLSPENGKVVHRERYTDVFGDLPGLAVGRLAGSSGPVIWFTGSHTVTVKAPKPKKGKKKGKDKEVVQAYFFAYDLVQRKELWRTPVPAGRAPGTPAYRVVVERSADVLVRQDAVSLTAAEVGAAKGKGSVRSFDQKTGKLLWTKQYGAASPESATAGDEDGSLYAAVGTDLQAFETDTAKPLWRVEGSDGSVFGTPLVAGSLIHTTERSRLVGAVERESGRLVWRRSTEVPGVGNAPSLTLSGSGKTLIAADAVQVTAFSAADGERLWKFQDIGSADPKGATVSASYRSLAAGGTVVVQRDRAFYAFPVA; this is encoded by the coding sequence TGGCGCGGGACACCGCCTCCGGCGAGGTGGCCCTCATCACCGCCGCGCGCCCGGAGCTGGCCGGCGTACCGGCGTACCGCCGCCGCTTCCAGGCCGAGGCGCGCACCGCCGAACGCCTCGCGGGCGGCTGGGTGGCCGCCCCCCTGGAGACCGGCGAGGAGCCGGAGACCCTGGAGGAGGGGCCGGCGGAAGAACCGGAACCCCTGTGGACGGCGGCGGGTTACGTCCCCGCGCTGCCGCTGGCCGAGGCGATCGGGATCGCCGGCCCGCTGGACGAGCGGGCCCTGCGGATACTGGGCGCGGGCATCGCCGAGATCCTCTCCCGGGTGCATGCCGCCGGGGCCGTACTCCAGGGGCTGGCCCCCGGCACGGTGCTGCTGGCCGCCGACGGGCCCCGCCTCACCGCCTTCGGCCCGCTGGGCGCGGCCGCGTCGGCCGAGGCCCGGCCGGGCGGCCAGCTCGCGGTGCGGCTCGGCTATCTGACGCCCGAGCAGATCGAGGGCAAGGAGGTCTCCGCCGCCTCCGACCTGTTCGTGCTGGGGCTGCTGCTGGCGTACGCGGCCACCGGGACGACCCCGTTCACGGAGGGCCCGGCCGAGGAGGCCGCCCGCCGGATCGCCGGGGACGAGCCCGAACTCGCCGCCGTACCGGAGGCGTTGCGCGGGCTGATCACCGACTGCCTGGCGAAGGACCCGGCCGAGCGGCCCACCGCCGGCACGGTCGCCGCCGAGCTGGCCCTGGAGGGCGCGGCGGGCCTCGCCCGGGGCGGCTGGCTCCCCGAACGGCTCGCGGCGGCGGTCGCGGACCAGGAGGCGCGGGTCCTGGCCCTGGAGGTGCCGGAGGAGGGCCCGGAGCGGGCTGACGGGGCGGCCGCGCCGGAGAAGGGCGCTCAGCCGGAGGGCGGCCCGGAACCGGAGGACGCCCCTACGGCCCCGGAACCGGAGGACGCCCGGCCGCTGCCCTCACCGGCGGTTCAGGACGCCCGGCCGCTGCCCGCACCGGCGGTGGACGCGCCCGCGTCGCAGGCGTCCGCCGCGCCGGTGTCCGCGGGCGGCGGGGGCGTCGGGGAGGACATCGGGGAGGACCGGGGTACCACCCGCTTCCTCAACACCGGGCCGAGGCCGCCGCAGAGCGACCGCCCGACGACCCAGCTCTCGCTCCCCCACGAACTCACCGCACCCCCGGGGGCCGCCCCCGCCCCGACGCCCCACCCGCTGCCGCCCGCCCTGCCCGCCGCCCCGCAGCAGCAGCCGGGCCACACGCACGGCGGACCCGCCCCGTACCCCGCGGCGGCGCTCCCCGCCGGGCCCGCCGGACTTGGTGGCGCGGGCAGGGGCCCGATGGTGTCGTTGCCGCTGCCTCCCGCGCCGGCCCCGGCGCCCGATCCCGCCGCGAGCCGCCGGACCCTGCTGACCATCGCGGCGGCGGCCGTCGGCGGGCTGATCGTGGGCGGCGGTTCGGTCGCCGCTCTCGGGTCCGGGGACACCGCGGTGGCGACGGACGACAAGCCCGCGCCGAAGCCCCGCCGCACGCTCCCCGGGCAGCCCCCCGAGCCACGCTGGATCTACGCTCACCCGGCCTCCGAGGCGCCCCCGCTCACCACCGCCGTATGGCGGGACAAGCTCCTCGTGGTGACCAGCGAGAGCCGGGCGAGCGCCGTGGACCTGCGCACCGGCAAGCGGCTGTGGCAGCGCGCGGACGCGGCGAAGGGGCAGGCCGCGCTGGCGGCGGGCGCCGATCTGGTCTTCGTGGCGAGCCCGACGGAGTTCCTGTGGCTGTCCCCGGAGAACGGCAAGGTCGTGCACCGTGAGCGCTACACGGACGTCTTCGGCGACCTGCCGGGGCTCGCCGTCGGGCGGCTGGCCGGGAGTTCCGGGCCGGTCATCTGGTTCACCGGTTCGCACACGGTCACCGTGAAGGCCCCGAAGCCGAAGAAGGGCAAGAAGAAGGGCAAGGACAAAGAGGTCGTCCAGGCCTACTTCTTCGCGTACGACCTCGTGCAGCGCAAGGAGCTGTGGCGGACTCCCGTGCCCGCGGGCCGCGCCCCGGGCACCCCTGCCTACCGGGTGGTCGTGGAACGCTCCGCCGACGTCCTCGTACGGCAGGATGCGGTCAGCCTGACGGCGGCCGAGGTCGGCGCGGCCAAGGGGAAGGGCTCCGTCCGCTCGTTCGACCAGAAGACCGGCAAGCTGCTGTGGACCAAGCAGTACGGCGCGGCCTCTCCCGAGTCCGCCACGGCAGGCGACGAGGACGGGTCGCTGTACGCGGCGGTCGGCACGGATCTCCAGGCCTTCGAGACGGACACGGCGAAGCCGCTGTGGCGCGTCGAGGGCAGCGACGGCTCGGTGTTCGGTACCCCGCTGGTCGCCGGGTCCCTGATCCACACCACCGAGCGCAGCCGACTGGTCGGCGCCGTCGAACGGGAGAGCGGCCGGCTCGTGTGGCGGCGCTCCACGGAGGTGCCGGGCGTCGGGAACGCCCCGTCGCTCACGCTCAGCGGCAGCGGGAAGACCCTGATCGCCGCCGACGCCGTCCAGGTCACGGCGTTCTCCGCGGCCGACGGCGAGCGGCTGTGGAAGTTCCAGGACATCGGGTCGGCCGATCCGAAGGGGGCGACGGTGAGCGCGTCGTACCGGTCGCTCGCCGCCGGGGGGACCGTCGTCGTCCAGCGGGACAGGGCCTTCTACGCCTTCCCGGTGGCCTGA